A segment of the Leptolyngbya sp. NIES-3755 genome:
CAGACGATCAAGAAAGAACGCGCAATTGTTGGTTAGCCGCTGTTCGTAGCGGTGAGTTTTACGAGATTGAGTACCGCTTTCGTCGAGCGGATGGCGTGTATCGCTGGTTCTTAGGCAAAGGGATACCTGTAAAAGATGAGCAAGGGCGCATCAAGCAATGGTTTGGTACTTGCACCGACATTGAACCGCAAAAGCAAATTGAGCAAACCCGTCTGCAACTCCTCGAACAAGAACAAGCTGCACGAGAAGCCGCCGAACAAGCGAACCGGATCAAAGATGAGTTTTTAGCGGTACTGTCCCACGAACTGAGAACGCCCATGAATCCAATTCTGGGTTGGTCGAAGTTGCTCAAAGGTGGCAAGCTTGACGCAACAAAAGCGGCTCAAGCACTCGAAACCATCGATCGTAATGCCCAACTTCAGGTGCAGTTAATCGATGATTTACTCGATATCTCGCGCATTCTGCGAGGCAAATTGAGCTTAAACCGTGCGCCCGTCAATCTCAATCCTGTGATTGCGGCTGCGATCGACACCGTCCAATTAGCAGCAGAAGCCAAAGCGATCGCAGTTCAGTTTATCTCTTCGCCCTCTGATCTCATCATTCAAGGCGATGCTGGACGATTACAGCAAGTCATTTGGAATCTTTTATCGAATGCAGTCAAGTTCACTTCAACAGGCGGACAGGTCGGGATAAAGCTGTCTCAGGCGGGAACGAATGCCCAAATCGAAGTCAAAGACAACGGTAAAGGCATCAATCCTGACTTTCTGCCTTATGTTTTCGAGCATTTCCGCCAGGAAGATGGGGCAACGACGCGCAAGTTTGGCGGCTTAGGATTGGGTCTGTCGATCGCTCGGCAAATTGTTGAACTTCACGGTGGATATATGAGCGTTGAAAGTGAAGGGGAAGGACAAGGAGCTACCTTTACCGTTCACCTTCCCCTAACTCTTACATCCGTTGGTCTTCCAACTTCGGAGTCAGCTTCGGGGATTGCTTTCCGGGATTTAACGAATCTGAGAATTCTTGTGGTCGATGATGAACCAGATTCGCTAGAGATGGCGGCATTTGTGCTGGAGCAAGCGGGAGCGATCGTCACGACTGCTACCTCTGGATTTGAAGCCTTAGAACAAATTCAGCAGTCTGTTCCAGATGCGATCGTTAGCGATATCGGGATGCCGGAAATGGACGGCTATGCACTGCTTCAACAAATTCGGCAGATCGAACAAGTCCAGAAAATTCCTGCCATTGCTTTAACTGCCTATGCAGGAGAATATGACCAGCGACAAGCGATCTCTGCTGGGTTCAATCAACATATTCCCAAACCTGTTGATCCAGATTTGCTTGTAAGCGCAATTTGCTCGTTGTGCAGCAAACCGTTGCCGTGAAAACTTTTCGGAATCATTTCAGCAAGAGGTTGATGCCATGAATTGTTCTCGGCTACGAATTGCAGAACCGCAAGCCATTCCCAAAATTTTGGCAAGCTAGACGCTTAACGGTTAACCAGTTGAGTGACAGTTTCAAGTAGCTCGATCGGATTGACAGGTTTAGTAATATAAGCCTGGAATCCTGCCTTGATCGCTTTTTCTTGGTCTTCTGGATAAACAAATGCGGTCAAAGCCAGTGCAGGAATTTGTTGAGCTTGGGGCAAGGCTCGAATCTGCTGCATCAACTCATACCCGTCTAGCTCTGGCATTCCAATGTCACTGATAATGAGATCAAAGGGCTGATTTGCAATTAGCCCGATCGCACTTCGAGGTGAACTGATTGCGGTGACTGTCGCGCCATCTTGCTGAAGTAAAAAGCTCAACAGGTCTAAATTGTCTGGATCATCATCGACAGCGAGAATACGAACGCCAGTCAGTGCAGTAGAAGCTTCGGGGAAAGCAGTAAACGATCCAGTTTCAGACCGATTCAAATCGACGGTTGGAGCTTGATTGATCCATGCTTCTCTAATCGGCAATGTCACTGTAAACGTCGTGCCTTGTTTAAGTCCAGGACTCTCGACTGTGACTTTGCCGCCATGCAGTTCCACAAGCTGCTGCACGATCGAGAGTCCCAGTCCTAAACCGCCATACTTGCGGGTACTACTGCCATCGGCTTGTCGGAAACGATCGAAGACATACGGCAAAAACTCAGGCGCAATGCCAATTCCGGTATCGCTGATTTGAACTTGAGTATAATGATTCGCCGCTGATAGCTCAACGCTCACTTGTCCGCCACCAGGAGTGAATTTGATTGCATTCGAGAGCAGATTCCAGAACACTTGCTGTAAGCGATCGCGATCTGCAATCAAATTCAGAGCGGGCAAACCTTGAAGTTTTAGGGTGATGGATTTAGCTTCGGCAGCAAACTGTACTGTGTCGATCGCGCTTTGCAGGGTGAGTGCTAGATCAATGGGACGAAGCTCTAGTTTTAACTTGCCTTGAATCACCTGCGACACTTCTAGTAAATCATCGACCAGTCGAAGTTGCTGCCGCACATTGCGCTCGATCGTCCCTAACACTTCAGCCGTCTTCGCAGGAGTAAGCCGTTGTGCTTGCATCATCGTTGTCCAACCCAGAATCGGATTGAGCGGTGTTCTTAGTTCGTGGGACAGTGCCGCGAGAAATTCGTCTTTGAGGCGGTTCGTCTGGATGAGTTCTTCGGTTCGCGCTGCTAAAGCGAATTCAGCTTGTTTACGCTGGGTGATGTCAGACAGAGTGCCAATGTAACCTGTCACAGCACCGTTCGGATCAACGACAGGAAGTGCTTCAATGTAGTACCACATCGTACTCCCATCGGATCGCACCATTCTGCCTTCGTTCTGATAGAGGTGTTGGGAGTCAGCCGTCTCACTCCATTGCAGCCACTCTTGCGTTAAGCGATCGCGATCGTTCGGATGCAGAGTTTCGACCCAACCCATGCCCAACGCGACTTCTGCCGAATGACCTGTCATCTCAGTCCAGCGAGGATTGATATAGATACATGCACTGTTAGCATCAAACTGAAAGATCGTAATGGGCGAGGCTTGGGATAGCGTGACAAATCGCTGTTCGTTTTCCCGCAGAGTTTGTTCTGCCTGTTTACGATCGCTGATATCCTGTGCTGTTCCCATCATTCGGATAGGCTGTCCTGCTGCATCATAGAAAGCACGTCCTTTTGCAGCAATCCAGTGAAGGCTGCCATCTGACCAATGGCTCCGATATTCGATGTTGTACTCGACTTTTTCTTCGAGCGCACGAGTCACAGCAGCATGAGTGCGATCGCGATCGTCGGGATGGAGCGCATTCAGAAAGACTTCATAAGTGATTTCATCTGTTGGCGCAAATCCAAACAGTGCTTTACAGCGATCCGTCCAGACTAATTCATCTTGGGGGATGTCCCAGAACCACATACCGAGATCAGCGGCTTCTGTGGCGAGACGAGTTCGCTCTTCCTGTTCTCGCAACGCTTGATTTATTCGGGTTTGCTCAACGATCGACCAGAGCCGAGCGACGATTTCTTGCAGTAGCGCCACTTCATCCGATCGCCAATTTCGAGCCGTTTTGGAATTCACTGCCAGCAATGCGACCCAAGCTCCCTCGATCACACAGGGAACGGCAATATACGCACTGACCCCATACGGGATGTAGTTGTCAATCAAAGCTGCTGTGTGCGGATTTGTTCTCACATCTGCCACAATTACAGGCTGTCCAGCATGATAGAGCTTGAGTAGTTCAGGCGGAGCAAAGTTCGAGAGTGGATAAGTGCCGATTACGCTTGGCATATCCGATCGCTGATACCAGTCTTGCTTCGCGATCGCAAACTCTGCTGCTGCATTAATCTCATTCCAAACAGCACGATCGACGTTGAGGTATTCGCCCACACTCCGCACAACTTCTAATGCCATTGCATCAGCATCCGAGAGTTGGCGCAGTCGGAGATCGAGATCTTTCAGAAATTGCTCATTTAGTTCGGCTAACTTGCGATCGTGAATATCCGTCGAAGTGCCGTACCAGCGTTTCGCCTGCCCCTGTTCATCTAGGACGGGGACTGCTCGAACCAGAAACCATCGGTA
Coding sequences within it:
- a CDS encoding multi-sensor signal transduction histidine kinase (similar to AA sequence:cyanobase_aa:Cyan7425_3017) — translated: MPFVSPFSRPSLASSDRSSQPLNRDAIGSRIARQLIPVAIALPLVLGWLIFQGQQFGWYNSGFGLVLFAGLMGVIALGLIRRGAGMLNQVDRDRKRSLDRLRSSEERLELAQVAADFATWEWDSLTGKLVWSEQGYSLFGVSPDDPTPFNTWQSRIYADDAAATQTAIEQCLTTGIADVEYRINHPEQGLRWVFSRAGLASDNPKLMRGISFDITDRKQAETEIQRLNRELARRVNELQTILDAVPVGITIADDSACQTIRANGFAQSMLAVLSDTNVSATGAEADRLPFRQLRDGQEIPGEELPMQQAARQGVEVRDVEIQLVRCDGVSYDWLVNAVPLFDEQGVVQGCVAAFADVTVLKQAQRHEQFLSDLDLRLRQLSDADAMAEEAVRQIGHYFQVDRAMWDRVDPDAEFCTVEQDWRRQEEIPSNVGTYRISEYVLPAMVEALHKGQPVVILDVITHPFTAPFAENLLRLNLRSYIGVPCIYEGRWVATLNVTSQTVRHWRSGEVALLQEIVARLWSIIEQTRANQALRDKEQQLQQLSDSMPQFVWMCDAEGKLNYVNQQWIAYAGITLEQSHDPEQIAAIYHPDDVQAGFDQWAIAVETNQIYEHETRLRRASDGTYRWFLVRAVPVLDEQGQAKRWYGTSTDIHDRKLAELNEQFLKDLDLRLRQLSDADAMALEVVRSVGEYLNVDRAVWNEINAAAEFAIAKQDWYQRSDMPSVIGTYPLSNFAPPELLKLYHAGQPVIVADVRTNPHTAALIDNYIPYGVSAYIAVPCVIEGAWVALLAVNSKTARNWRSDEVALLQEIVARLWSIVEQTRINQALREQEERTRLATEAADLGMWFWDIPQDELVWTDRCKALFGFAPTDEITYEVFLNALHPDDRDRTHAAVTRALEEKVEYNIEYRSHWSDGSLHWIAAKGRAFYDAAGQPIRMMGTAQDISDRKQAEQTLRENEQRFVTLSQASPITIFQFDANSACIYINPRWTEMTGHSAEVALGMGWVETLHPNDRDRLTQEWLQWSETADSQHLYQNEGRMVRSDGSTMWYYIEALPVVDPNGAVTGYIGTLSDITQRKQAEFALAARTEELIQTNRLKDEFLAALSHELRTPLNPILGWTTMMQAQRLTPAKTAEVLGTIERNVRQQLRLVDDLLEVSQVIQGKLKLELRPIDLALTLQSAIDTVQFAAEAKSITLKLQGLPALNLIADRDRLQQVFWNLLSNAIKFTPGGGQVSVELSAANHYTQVQISDTGIGIAPEFLPYVFDRFRQADGSSTRKYGGLGLGLSIVQQLVELHGGKVTVESPGLKQGTTFTVTLPIREAWINQAPTVDLNRSETGSFTAFPEASTALTGVRILAVDDDPDNLDLLSFLLQQDGATVTAISSPRSAIGLIANQPFDLIISDIGMPELDGYELMQQIRALPQAQQIPALALTAFVYPEDQEKAIKAGFQAYITKPVNPIELLETVTQLVNR
- a CDS encoding two-component hybrid sensor and regulator (similar to AA sequence:cyanobase_aa:all0182), which codes for MSDPKQEIRSYIVAIALVGIATMLMIGLDPYIKISNTSFLLFFGAVTLSAWYGGRWTGLVVTVVSAILAKYFFIDPKFSLSLTFASGSRLVIFIFQGWLISVLVGSLRRTQQRMQRSQRQREQAEADLRDSENRFQQLAAASPSVIYTVIEDSNGPTQFEYLSPAFETIHEISIGVALQNAQVVIEQMHPDDREGYRQAVERSIATLQPFQHEWRILTPSGRVKWLQANSQPQRRGNQVVWHGIVQDVTDAKQREAERQQVEDKLREREAALTEAQRLGNIGSWEWDAKTDVTTGSDQLLRIYGFDPETDTMPNFADQDGWLYPHESWQRINAGVQQALTTGQGYELDVQAFRNGTPIWITTRSEGVYDLNGEMIGLRGTVQDITERKQAEASLRNSEARYRLLAEAIPQLVWITNAEGQNEYVNQQFCDYAGLTHEEMCGLGWLSILHPDDQERTRNCWLAAVRSGEFYEIEYRFRRADGVYRWFLGKGIPVKDEQGRIKQWFGTCTDIEPQKQIEQTRLQLLEQEQAAREAAEQANRIKDEFLAVLSHELRTPMNPILGWSKLLKGGKLDATKAAQALETIDRNAQLQVQLIDDLLDISRILRGKLSLNRAPVNLNPVIAAAIDTVQLAAEAKAIAVQFISSPSDLIIQGDAGRLQQVIWNLLSNAVKFTSTGGQVGIKLSQAGTNAQIEVKDNGKGINPDFLPYVFEHFRQEDGATTRKFGGLGLGLSIARQIVELHGGYMSVESEGEGQGATFTVHLPLTLTSVGLPTSESASGIAFRDLTNLRILVVDDEPDSLEMAAFVLEQAGAIVTTATSGFEALEQIQQSVPDAIVSDIGMPEMDGYALLQQIRQIEQVQKIPAIALTAYAGEYDQRQAISAGFNQHIPKPVDPDLLVSAICSLCSKPLP